The segment TAAATAAAGATTAATATCTACTAAAATACTTCCCAATAAAACATTTAAAACAAAAACTAAGAAAAGGAAAATTCCAGAAAAAGAAAAAAATTGAAACTCAGAGTGTAGCTCTGGTCGATTTTTTAAAAATTTATTGGTTTTGTACACAGCCATAGCTCCTAAAGAGCTGTTTTTAGAAGTCCACCAAAAAGCAAAAATAAGACTAGTAATTAGTAAGATAATATAAGAAAAAGCTGGTAAAATATTTTTTTCATAAATCATATGAGAGGTAAAAAAAGACAAAGCAAAAAATAAATAAAAAGTTAATAAAAAATTAATAACAAAAGCTTTAACTTTTCCTCTTTTCTTTTCTTCGGAAACATGATTTTCAAAACCCTCTACGGTTGTAAAATTATTCAATTCCTACCTCTTTTGCTTGCTCGCCATAAATTTTTTTAAACCAAGCTTCATCAATATCTAAAGGAGAGCCTTCAAAAACTAACTTTCCCGCCTTTAAAGCAATTACTCTGGTAGCGTATTTTCGAACTAAACTTAAAAAATGCAGATTACAAATTACTGTTTTGTTTAATGTTTTATTAATATAAGCCAAGTGATCCATAACCAAATGCGAAGTGGCTGGGTCAAGACTGGCTACTGGCTCGTCGGCGAGTAAAATTTCTGGATTTTGCATAAGCGCTCGAGCAATAGCTACTCGCTGTTGCTGGCCTCCACTAAGTTCGTCGGCTCTAACATAGGCTTTGTCTTTTAAGCCCACCAGTTCTAAACTACCCATAGCTTTATCAATGTCTTCTTTAGAAAATTTAGAAAAAATACCTTTCCATAAAGCCGTTTTTGCTAAAGCCCCCGAAAGCACATTAATTAAAACACTTCTTCTAGAAATTAAATTAAAATGTTGAAAAACCATAGCTATGGATTTGCGGGCTGATCTTAACTCTTTTGCCTTTAAACCAATTATATTTTGATTTTGAAAGTAAACCTCCCCAGAAGAGGCAGGTACCAAACCATTAATACACCTAAGCATAGTCGACTTACCCGAGCCACTTAAACCAATGACTGCCAAAAATTCTCCTTGCTTAACAGTAAAGGAGACGGAACTTAAAGCATGGACGCCATTTTCGTAAAATTTTTCTAAATTTTTAACTTCTAAAGCGGTATTGCTCATAATTTACTTTTTCTTTATTTTTTTATCTTTCTTTTTTAAAGTGCCTTCTAAATCTAACTTTGTGCTTAAAATCATTTTTCTGATGTCATCATAAACGCTGTCTTTTACTTCTACCAAACGGTTCATGTCATAAAGTGCTTTTAAGGCTTTATAACCTTCTTTACTTTTTTGAAATTCTAATAATGCTTGTTTAACTAATTTTTTTACTTTTTTATTTTTTTCTTTATCTTTATAAAGGTTAGACCGTATCATCCAGGGCTCATTAGGTATGCCTTGCGATATTTTTAAAATTTTTATTTTTTTTTCTACATCAGGAAATTGTGTTAGCACCCGTGCTCGCGCATCTCTTAGTACTCTTACTTTTTTTCCATTTATGGTTTTAACTATGGGGTTGTCGTAAAAGGTAGCCCCTGCATCTACCTGCTTTTGGTAAATCATGGCCACTACATTGTCATGCTTTTGTGCAAACACATGAGATTTTAACTTTACCCCTGCCTTTGTTAACATATTATGGGGAACAATATAGCCCGATGTAGAGGCTGGGTCAGAAAAAGCAAAACGCTTACCATTTAAATCTTGCAAAGTTTTAATATTGCTATCGGCTCTTACCAAAATTTGCGAATGGTAGCTTCTTTTTCCCTTTTCTCGCTCTACGGTTAAAATGGCTTCTACAGGATATTTTTTAACATCTTTTGCTAAAATATATCCAAAAGTGTTAAAAATAGCAAAATCAGCCCTTTGTGTTCCAAAAGCTTCTACAATAGCTATGTAGCTAGAAGGTATAGAGCCTTTTACATAAAACCCTGTTGGCTTATTATAAAGGGCTTGAGAGACATACTTTGCCACATAATCCACCACTTTATCTGTAGTTACAGAAATGGTTCTGGCATCAATGGCTGGCACAAAATACATGGTAAAGGGGCGGTTTTTAGAGCCCACTGTGGGGTCTGAACAAGCAGCCATGTAAAAAAACAACAATAAATAACAAGCTTGCATTAACCTTTTCATTGTTTTCCTTTAAGCTATTGTTAATTTAAGCATTAAATACAACAAGAACCACCACTTTGCAAATAATAAAATGCCAAGGCTTTTAAATAATAGACATTTATAAAAGTAAGATTTATTCTAAAGTTCCTAATATTGAGAAAACTATGAGCAAACCCTTAGACAAGCAAAAAAAACTAGATAGCAACCCCTTTTTAATTTCTGATTCTCAATTTTCAGGAGAAGAAGAAATACCCTTAGATGTGCTTTTTATAGGCGCGGGACCTGCAGGCCTAGCTGGAGCTATCAAACTAGCTCAACTCTCCAAAAAAGAAAATTTAAATTTAGAAATTGGAGTTTTAGAAAAAGCTGCCGAGTTGGGTGGCCATAGCTTGTCTGGAGCGGTAGTTAACCCCAAAGCCTTTTTAGAACTATTTCCAGAAAAATCTATAAAAGACCTTCCTTTTAAAGATAAAGTGACTAAAGAAAAAGTGCTTTTTTTAACAAAAAACAAAGCCTTTAAGCTGCCCACCCCTCCCACTATGCGCAATAAAGGCAATTACACCGCCTCGCTATGCGAAATGCTAAGGTTTTTAGGCCAAGAGGCAGAAAGTTTAGGGGTTAATATTTTTACGGGTTTTCCGGCAAAAAGCTTACTGGTAAATGGAAAGCAAATTACTGGTGTACGCACCACTCCTAGTGGATTAAATCGCGATTCTAGCCCCGGCGCGCAATATACGCCGTCTGTAAATATTAAAGCGAAAGTTAGTGTTTTGTGCGAAGGCACTCGCGGGCTTTTAACTCAAGCTTATATACAAAAAGAAAACTTAGCGGGAGAGTCTAAGCAGATTTATGCCTTAGGAGTTAAAGAGCTTTGGAAGGTTCCTAAAAATTTAGAGCATATTATTCATACCTTAGCATGGCCTTTAGATACTTCTGACTTTGGAGGGTCTTGGATATATCCTATGGGAAAAAACAAGGTTTCTATTGGCTTGGTTATTGGGTTGGATTACAAAAAACACTCGGTAGATGTGCATAAAAAATTACAACATTTAAAACAACACCCCGTATTTCAAAAAATTTTACAAGGTGGAGAAATTTTAGAATGGGGCGCTAAAACCATTCCCGAAGGTGGCTGGGGGGCTTTGCCCACAAGACTTTATGGCGATGGTGTTTTAATGGCTGGTGATACGGCGGGGTTTGTTAATGTTCCTGCCCTTAAAGGAATTCATTACTCTATGTACTCGGGTATGTTTGCAGCAGAAAGTGCCTTTGAAGCTTTACAAAAAAATGATTTTTCTAAAGAACAACTATCTTCTTATCAAAAAAAAATTAACCAAAGTTTTATAAAAAGCGATTTACAAAAGGTCAGCGAAATACGACCTAGCTTTAAAAAAGGTTTTATTACAGGAGGTATTAAAGCCGGTTTATTAAGTTTAAAATTAAATGCCTTAGTTTTTAAAAACCCTCCCCTAAAAGAAGATGCCGAAGAAGACAAAACTTTTAATACAAAATTAGAAAGTCTTCCGTTAAACCCTAGTATCCCTGTGATTAGTAAAGTGGATGCTGTTTATTTATCTGGAAACAAAACCAGAGATGATATTCCTTGCCATTTAAGTAGCGTAAAAGATATAGATAAAAGCACTGCAGAGTTTTATAGTGCTCTTTGCCCTGCGGGAGTTTACGAATGGAAAGATGAGCAACTAATAATTAATGCTCCTAACTGTATAGATTGCAAAGCCACTGATGTGTTAGGCCCACGGTGGGAACCGCGTGAAGGGGGAAGTGGCCCCAATTACAAAGAAATGTAAAAAGTGTTTATTATTTAAAGGATAAAAAATGATTACATATATTATGCTTGGATTAATTTTAGGTTTGTTTTTTTTCTTTTTTTCTATTTTTTTAAAAAATAAAAAAATATTTTTTAAAGCGCATCGGCAAGCAAAAGATATTCTTTTACAAACCGAACAAAAAAATAAAGCGCAATTAAAAAAACTGCAAGAAAGAGAAAGCGTTTATAGGCAAGAAAACAGAGACTTTCTTTTAAGAAAAAAAAATCGACTAGAACATAAAAAACAGCAATCGCAATCTTATTTAAAAAGACAAGAACGCTTTTATTCGGAAAAAATTGTAGAAAAAACAAAAATATCTAAAAAAATAAGCAGTATTATTGAAAAAAATACATTAGAAATGAAAACTAAAGAAAAAGAAGTAGAGCAAACAAAAAAAGATAATCAAGTACAAAAAAATATATTAAAAACTAATTTAGAAAATTCTGCACAAGCTAATGTTGTTGATATGAAGGAGTACTTAAAAGAAAAAAGAGGAAATCAATTAGAACAAAATGCAAAAATACAAAGCAAAGAATTACTAGAAAGCCTTAGTGTTATGGCAGAAAAGAAAGCGAAAAATATTTTACACAACGGTTTAAATCGCTTTACCATGCCTTATTGCCCTCATAGAGGTATTGGGATTATTACTTTTAATAGCGATGAACATTTTCATTTTTTTTGCGAAACCCACTCTCATTTATTCCCTAAACTAGAAAGCATTTGCGAACTAACTATTAAAACCACAGAACAAACCGTGGAGGTTTTAACCCGAGACCCTATGAGAAGAAAATGGGCCAGCGACTTTTTAGAAAAAATTCTTTTTTACAAAAAACCTTTGCAAGACGGACAGATGGAAGAAATACTAAAGAAACAAAAAAACTATTTATTAAAAACTATTCAAGATGATGGAAAAAAAGCCTTTCAAAAACTGCAACTTAAGCCTCTTCATAATAATATTTTAAATGTTTTTGGCACTTTACAGTATCGTTACTCTTTTACACAAAACCAATATGCTCATTGCCTAGAGGTGGGGTTTTTGTGTGGTTTATTAGCTTCAGAAATTGATGCAGAAGTAAAAAAATATCGACTTTCTGGCCTGCTACATGATTTAGGAAAGGCCATTGACCACAACAAGCAAGGGGGTCATGCAGTAATTGGTGCGGATTTATTAGCCCGACATGATGTAAACCCCGATGTGGTTTATGCTATTCGATCGCATCATCACGATACTCCTCCAAAAAGCAGTTTAGATTTTTTAGTTATTGCTGCTGATGCCCTTTCGGGAGCAAGGCCTGGAGCCAGAAGGTCTACTGCCAATAGTTATAATCAAAAAATGGATCAATTAGAAGAAATTGGTAATAGCTTTAACGAAATTACACACACCTTGGTTTTAAATGCAGGTAGAGAACTGCGCGTGTTTGTAGATAGCAAAAGAGTGTCTGATAAGCGCATTTTAGACTTACATAAAGAGCTGGTGGAAAAAGTAGAAACCGAATGTAAATATCCCCATCAAATTAAAATAATGATTATCCGAAAAAGCTCTGCCATTCAAAAAGCAGGAAGAGCTAGTTAGAAATTAGAAAAACAAAGTAGAAATTAGAAAAACGAAGTTTAGCTAGGTTTTTTAACAGACTTAGCACGACTGCCGTATTTTTTACGGAAGCGCTCTGCTCTGCCTTCTGTGTCTAATAAACGATTTTGGCCTGTATAAAAGGGGTGAGATTGACTAGATACTTCTACCTTTACTAAAGGGTATTCTTTGCCGTCTTCCCACTGGATAGTTTCTTTGGTGTGCACTGTAGATTTAGTTAAGTAACTAAAATCACAAGACATATCTTGAAAAACTACAAAACGGTTGTTGGGGTGAATAGATTTTTTCATACAAACCTCTTTATTAATTCCACTTATTTTGTTTACAAATATAAGTACCAGAAAAATAAACCATATTTTAAGAAACTAAGCAAGGCTTGTTTACGCCTAAAAGGCCCAACACTTAAACTTTGTACTTAAGCTTGGCGCTTAAGCTTTGTACTTAAGCTTGTCACTTAAGCTTGTCACTTAAGCTTGGCGAAATTCTTCTTCAGAAAAGTCATTCACTTGAATACAGTCCCAACGCATTTGGTGAGCCTTTAAAAGAAAGTCATATTCTTTTTGAGTTAGTAGATTCTTTTCTAATGCTTGTTTTAACCTAAGGTCTATTTTCCCTTTTGGAATAGCATTTTTTTTACACAAAGCTTTAAATTTTTTCTCTAAACTTTTAGACTCATGAGTTATTTTAAAAGCTTGGGTTTGCTTAAAAAAATCATCATCAGAGTTTTTAGACAAAAAGATTCCTTCAAATAAAGAGTCTCGAAAATCCGAATCTCTTAGCAAAACTTTAGCTGCCTTATGAGACAAGGCATCAGAAGAAGGTACTCCTATAATATTAAAAGACGACCAATACTGAATAAAGTGCGTAAAAAACCAGCTAACAAAAGGCACTTTAAAATTAACAAAAATACCATCAAAGGCTTTTTGAATATCATAAAACACTTGGTTTAAACTATTTTTTACCACCGACAACTCTTCTTCTGTTTGATAAGCACTATGTGAATATTTGTGAAAAATCGCCGAGATGGTATACAAATTATATAAAACATCGGCAAACCGACCTGTCATTTTTTCTTTACGCTTTAAACTTCCTCCCATTAAAGCCATGGCCATATCAGACATTAAAGAAAATACACTGGTAGCCCACATAAATTTTTGTACATAGCGTTTTAAACCAGGCACCGAATTTTTTTGGTAAATATAGCCTCTACTAATACTAAAAAGAAAAGTGCGACAAATGTTGGTAAAAATATGCCCTAAGTGAGAAAAAAAGGCTTTATCAAATTTTTTCACATCTCCTTCTGCTAAAGCTTGCATCTCTAAAAGTGCGTAAGGGTGAGCCCGAAATACCCCTTGCCCAAAAATAATAAGGGTGCGCGTTAAAATATTAGCCCCCTCTACAGTAATCCCTATGGGAGAGGCAATATAAGACATAGCCACTTGATTTTTTGGGCCCATGGAAATACCACTACCTGCTAAAATATCCATAGCCTTGTTACAACCCGTTCGGCACCATTCCGTGGTGGAATATTTGGCCATTGCTGTAACTACCGGTGGACTTATTTCTTGGTTTAATGCGCTTAATGTATAAGCTCTAACGGCCTCGGCTTTGTAACAAATTCCGCTCATCTCTGCTAAAACTTCTTCCACACCCTCAAAGTTACCAATAGGCATGCCAAATTGTCGTCTAATTAATGCGTGGTTAGAACTAGTTTTGGTAACCAGCTTTATTCCTCCTGTGCTGGTAGCTACTAAAGAAATTCCACGGCCTACTGATAAACATTTCATTAACATCTTCCAGCCTTGTCCAGCCTCTTTAAGACCACCAATAATGCTAGTCTCTGCCTCGACAACCACATCTTTTCCTTGAGTAGGACAATTGTAAAAAGCTATAGACATAGGGTCGTGACGACGGCCCAATACTACACCCTCTGTTTTAGAAGGAATTAAGGCACAAGTAATGCCCAAATCTTTCTTCCCCCCTAATAAAGCTTCTGGGTCTTTTAAGCGAAAGGCTAAACCAATCACTGTAGAAATACTAGCTAAAGTGATCCACCGCTTATTCCAATTTAAACGAATTTTAATAACTCCATCTTCTTTAAACAACACCCCTTCAGAGGTAATAGAGCTTGCGTCACTACCCGCGCCTGGCTCGGTTAATCCAAAACAAGGAATTTCTTTTCCTATGGCTAATCGAGGAAGGTAGTAATCTTTTTGTTTTTGTGTTCCATAATGAATTAATAATTCGGCGGGCCCTAAAGAATTAGGAACCATAACAGTAATACCTACCACCACAGAGCGAGAAGATATTTTTTGAATAACCGCACTATGTGCTGCGGCCGAAAACTCTAGCCCCCCCTGTGCTTTAGGGATAATCATTCCTAAAAATTTTTTTTCTTTGATAAATTGTAAAGTTTCTTCTTCTATGTCTCTGCTTTTCCAAATTTTCCAATCATCTATTTTTTCACACAACTCTTGGGTAGGACCATCTAAAAAGGCTTGTTCCTCTTGGGTTAATACCGCAGGCTTTTGGTTTAAAATTTTTTTTATACTAGGTTTAGAAGAAAAAAATTCTTTTTCTATCCAAGTTTGCCCCGCCTCTAAAGCTTCTCTTTCGGTGGAAGAAATTTTTGGAACAACTTTCCATTTATTTAACAAACGCAAAACTAAAGAAGAAATGATTCTAGACCGTACAAAGGGGATAAATAATAAAATGCTCGCCGCCACTCCCAAAGCAAAACATAACCAAGAACTGCTCCATAAGGAAACTTGAAATACTAAAAAAATAAACCACACTGTGGAAGGCAGCGAAAAGTAAGCTGCAAATATAATACTAACTAAAGATAAACCTATTACCAAACTGCTAGATAATCCAAATAAAAACTCTAAATTAAAGATCTGCGTTAACACAACCCCTCCCTTTCTTGTCAAAATTGCTTGCTGTGTCCTTATAGTTAACAAAATACAAAAGAAATACAAATAATTATTGCATTTTTATTCATATTCGTTATGGTAGACTGTTTTTGAAAGGAAAAGAAATAACTTTGACTCGGGCTATATAAATAAATTATAACCCATAAAAAAGAGCGAAAAGGAAATAGCAGTATGGCAGCAAAAAACACAAGACAAATCGTAAGATTTAAAACACAAAGACGACTGGGTACAGAACTACCCGGCTTAGGAAAACCAGGAGCCTTAGATCGCCGCCCCTACCCTCCTGGCGAAAATGGAAACAAAAGGCGCAAATATTCTGATTATGCTTTACGATTAGAGGCAAAGCAAAAAATTCGTTTTCATTATAATATAAAAGAAAAGCAATTAAGAAACTTTATTAAAAAAGCAAAAAAAGGTTCTTCTACTAACTGGGTAAATACTTTAGCTGGGTTACTAGAAAGCCGGTTAGATAATGTGGTTTTTCGTTTAGGAATGGCACCAAGTATTCGTGCAGCTAGACAATTGGTTTCACACAAACATGTACTAGTAAATGATGTGGTTTTAAATATTGGTTCTGCCATTGTTCCCCAAGGAGCAAGCGTTAGTATTTCTGAAAAAGCTAAGGAAAACCAAGCGGTTGTTCAAGCTACTAATAGCCCAAGGTTAGAAGTTCCTGACTTTTTAAGAAGAGAAGACAAAGGCAACTTACCTTCTGGAGTTTTACAAGCCGTACCCACTGTGGGACATATTCCTTTTGAATTTGAACCCGGTTTGTTTACAGAATACTACGCAGCTCGCAAAGTATAATTGGTGCTTTGGCACTTTTATATTTTTTTTCAAAAATTTTAAAAAAGACTATTGAAAAATTAATACAGTAAATAGTCTTTTCGACTATTTACCCACTGTGCTTTATCAGACTGCAATTTGTCTTCTAACAAATCTATAGAGTCTGTAGATTCCACCCACTTTCTTAAAAAATCACAACCGCTAATTAAATCAATGGGTAATTTTTTATATTCATACTCATAGGGAGGCTGAGACCACAACTCTTTGTTGGGGTAAAGGCTTTTAATAATTTTTAATAGTATAGCGACTAAGCGAAAAGCTTGAAAATCTTGAGTGTAACCAGGGTGGTCTACATGAATTTGTAAAGCTTTGCAGGTTTGCGCTTTAAATTTATGAAAACTGGGTTCAAAGTGCATTTCACGAATAACACAATGTTGTGTATATTTAGCAAAATCATTTTTTAAAATTTCTAAGATTTTTTTTGTATTTAAATAAGGAGCCCCTATAACCTCTAAGGGCCTAGTGGTGCCACGGCCCTCTGATAAAGTCGTTCCCTCTATTAATACACTTCCTGGGTAAACTATTGTGCTAGAAAGCCTTGGTAAATTGGGGCTGGGGTTAATCCAACTTAAATGTTTAGGCCACGGCTGGTCGTTAATATTATAATTGACCATGGGAATAATAGTTAAATGCGTTTTTAAATCTTTTTCCTTTTTATACCACAAAGCGGCCTCTGCTAAAGTTAAACCGTGTTGTAATAAAATAGGTGCAGCACCCACAAAACTTTTCCACTGTTTTTGTAACAAAAAGCCTTCTGCTTTTCGCCCCACAGGGTTAGGACGATCTAATATCCAAACTTCTTTATTAGCCGCTTCGCAATCTTCTAAAATATAAAATAAACTAGTTAAGTAAGTATAAATGCGACAACCAACATCTTGAATATCAAACAGTAGTACATCAAACTGACTAAGCATTTCTTTACTTAAACGGCGGGTTTTTGAATACAAACTATACACAGGAAGTGCATTATTTTTATCTAGCTGGTGAGGAGTTTCTACCATATTGTCTTGCTTATCTCCATCAAAACCATGCTGCAGTCCAATGAGTATATTAATAGATAGGCCTGCTTTTAAAAATTCCTTAAAAGAATTTTGTAATTGCGAATTTACCGAGGCGGGCCCCACCACCATAGCGATTTTTTTTCCTTTTAAATTTTGTATTTTTTTACTATCTGCTAGTAAAGCTTCGCAACCTAAAATCATCATAACGCTAGAGGGGAAAACGGAGTTTAAGACAGTCTTATTGTGTGTAAAAACTTATACCCCCATTTTCCCACAAGTCAAAAAAAAAGAAATGTTTTTATATTGCCATTAATGAACCTTACCTATTGAGTACGAAGCAGCCATCTTGTGCACACATTTAATGCAAAATTAATAACTTATTGACTTAATTGCTAATAATCTAAGATAATAATAACGAACGATAAATATTAACAAACTAAGAGGTTTTAGCATGAGCTTTTTTACCAATACTAACCGTTTTTCTGTCTTGATTGTTACTGTTCTTTTTTCTACAACCTTTCTAATGTCCTCTTCTTTTGCTTTTAACTTTTACTCCTCCCCTGCATTACAAAAAAGTTTTAAAAATGTGCAACAGAGGTATGAAATAGCAAACACACAACCTTGGAATGTTTTAGCTTTACTTCCTTCTGAACAATTAAAACAATTAAAAAAACGATTTACCCTACAGCTAGCTAAGCTTTTTCCAACCTCTAAATACAAAACCTGCAAAAATAAAAAACCTATACTTGCCTGTTTCTTAAAACGACAACAAGCCTATCGCGATGCAAGAAAATTACTTTTTGGAAAGCTACATTTAAAAGGCCATTCTAAAAATACTTATTCCATAGATGGTATTTATTGTAGCAAAACTTTTACTAATAAAGATTTTAAAAAATCCTATTTAGGTCCAAATCAAATTCCTAGCCCTTCTGTTCTGAACACAGAGCATATTTGGCCACAAAGTCGCTTTACTCACCAATTTTCTAGAACAATACAAAAAACAGACCTCCATATTCTTTATCCCGCTGATGCCCCCACTAACAGCCAACGAAGCAATCATCCTTTTGGAGAAGTTGTTAACTCTGTAT is part of the Pseudobdellovibrionaceae bacterium genome and harbors:
- the rpsD gene encoding 30S ribosomal protein S4, producing the protein MAAKNTRQIVRFKTQRRLGTELPGLGKPGALDRRPYPPGENGNKRRKYSDYALRLEAKQKIRFHYNIKEKQLRNFIKKAKKGSSTNWVNTLAGLLESRLDNVVFRLGMAPSIRAARQLVSHKHVLVNDVVLNIGSAIVPQGASVSISEKAKENQAVVQATNSPRLEVPDFLRREDKGNLPSGVLQAVPTVGHIPFEFEPGLFTEYYAARKV
- a CDS encoding phosphate/phosphite/phosphonate ABC transporter substrate-binding protein, which translates into the protein MKRLMQACYLLLFFYMAACSDPTVGSKNRPFTMYFVPAIDARTISVTTDKVVDYVAKYVSQALYNKPTGFYVKGSIPSSYIAIVEAFGTQRADFAIFNTFGYILAKDVKKYPVEAILTVEREKGKRSYHSQILVRADSNIKTLQDLNGKRFAFSDPASTSGYIVPHNMLTKAGVKLKSHVFAQKHDNVVAMIYQKQVDAGATFYDNPIVKTINGKKVRVLRDARARVLTQFPDVEKKIKILKISQGIPNEPWMIRSNLYKDKEKNKKVKKLVKQALLEFQKSKEGYKALKALYDMNRLVEVKDSVYDDIRKMILSTKLDLEGTLKKKDKKIKKK
- a CDS encoding DUF1343 domain-containing protein, whose protein sequence is MMILGCEALLADSKKIQNLKGKKIAMVVGPASVNSQLQNSFKEFLKAGLSINILIGLQHGFDGDKQDNMVETPHQLDKNNALPVYSLYSKTRRLSKEMLSQFDVLLFDIQDVGCRIYTYLTSLFYILEDCEAANKEVWILDRPNPVGRKAEGFLLQKQWKSFVGAAPILLQHGLTLAEAALWYKKEKDLKTHLTIIPMVNYNINDQPWPKHLSWINPSPNLPRLSSTIVYPGSVLIEGTTLSEGRGTTRPLEVIGAPYLNTKKILEILKNDFAKYTQHCVIREMHFEPSFHKFKAQTCKALQIHVDHPGYTQDFQAFRLVAILLKIIKSLYPNKELWSQPPYEYEYKKLPIDLISGCDFLRKWVESTDSIDLLEDKLQSDKAQWVNSRKDYLLY
- a CDS encoding acyl-CoA dehydrogenase, whose amino-acid sequence is MLTQIFNLEFLFGLSSSLVIGLSLVSIIFAAYFSLPSTVWFIFLVFQVSLWSSSWLCFALGVAASILLFIPFVRSRIISSLVLRLLNKWKVVPKISSTEREALEAGQTWIEKEFFSSKPSIKKILNQKPAVLTQEEQAFLDGPTQELCEKIDDWKIWKSRDIEEETLQFIKEKKFLGMIIPKAQGGLEFSAAAHSAVIQKISSRSVVVGITVMVPNSLGPAELLIHYGTQKQKDYYLPRLAIGKEIPCFGLTEPGAGSDASSITSEGVLFKEDGVIKIRLNWNKRWITLASISTVIGLAFRLKDPEALLGGKKDLGITCALIPSKTEGVVLGRRHDPMSIAFYNCPTQGKDVVVEAETSIIGGLKEAGQGWKMLMKCLSVGRGISLVATSTGGIKLVTKTSSNHALIRRQFGMPIGNFEGVEEVLAEMSGICYKAEAVRAYTLSALNQEISPPVVTAMAKYSTTEWCRTGCNKAMDILAGSGISMGPKNQVAMSYIASPIGITVEGANILTRTLIIFGQGVFRAHPYALLEMQALAEGDVKKFDKAFFSHLGHIFTNICRTFLFSISRGYIYQKNSVPGLKRYVQKFMWATSVFSLMSDMAMALMGGSLKRKEKMTGRFADVLYNLYTISAIFHKYSHSAYQTEEELSVVKNSLNQVFYDIQKAFDGIFVNFKVPFVSWFFTHFIQYWSSFNIIGVPSSDALSHKAAKVLLRDSDFRDSLFEGIFLSKNSDDDFFKQTQAFKITHESKSLEKKFKALCKKNAIPKGKIDLRLKQALEKNLLTQKEYDFLLKAHQMRWDCIQVNDFSEEEFRQA
- a CDS encoding type B 50S ribosomal protein L31, with protein sequence MKKSIHPNNRFVVFQDMSCDFSYLTKSTVHTKETIQWEDGKEYPLVKVEVSSQSHPFYTGQNRLLDTEGRAERFRKKYGSRAKSVKKPS
- the phnC gene encoding phosphonate ABC transporter ATP-binding protein, which codes for MSNTALEVKNLEKFYENGVHALSSVSFTVKQGEFLAVIGLSGSGKSTMLRCINGLVPASSGEVYFQNQNIIGLKAKELRSARKSIAMVFQHFNLISRRSVLINVLSGALAKTALWKGIFSKFSKEDIDKAMGSLELVGLKDKAYVRADELSGGQQQRVAIARALMQNPEILLADEPVASLDPATSHLVMDHLAYINKTLNKTVICNLHFLSLVRKYATRVIALKAGKLVFEGSPLDIDEAWFKKIYGEQAKEVGIE
- a CDS encoding HDIG domain-containing protein, encoding MITYIMLGLILGLFFFFFSIFLKNKKIFFKAHRQAKDILLQTEQKNKAQLKKLQERESVYRQENRDFLLRKKNRLEHKKQQSQSYLKRQERFYSEKIVEKTKISKKISSIIEKNTLEMKTKEKEVEQTKKDNQVQKNILKTNLENSAQANVVDMKEYLKEKRGNQLEQNAKIQSKELLESLSVMAEKKAKNILHNGLNRFTMPYCPHRGIGIITFNSDEHFHFFCETHSHLFPKLESICELTIKTTEQTVEVLTRDPMRRKWASDFLEKILFYKKPLQDGQMEEILKKQKNYLLKTIQDDGKKAFQKLQLKPLHNNILNVFGTLQYRYSFTQNQYAHCLEVGFLCGLLASEIDAEVKKYRLSGLLHDLGKAIDHNKQGGHAVIGADLLARHDVNPDVVYAIRSHHHDTPPKSSLDFLVIAADALSGARPGARRSTANSYNQKMDQLEEIGNSFNEITHTLVLNAGRELRVFVDSKRVSDKRILDLHKELVEKVETECKYPHQIKIMIIRKSSAIQKAGRAS
- a CDS encoding NAD(P)-binding protein, which gives rise to MSKPLDKQKKLDSNPFLISDSQFSGEEEIPLDVLFIGAGPAGLAGAIKLAQLSKKENLNLEIGVLEKAAELGGHSLSGAVVNPKAFLELFPEKSIKDLPFKDKVTKEKVLFLTKNKAFKLPTPPTMRNKGNYTASLCEMLRFLGQEAESLGVNIFTGFPAKSLLVNGKQITGVRTTPSGLNRDSSPGAQYTPSVNIKAKVSVLCEGTRGLLTQAYIQKENLAGESKQIYALGVKELWKVPKNLEHIIHTLAWPLDTSDFGGSWIYPMGKNKVSIGLVIGLDYKKHSVDVHKKLQHLKQHPVFQKILQGGEILEWGAKTIPEGGWGALPTRLYGDGVLMAGDTAGFVNVPALKGIHYSMYSGMFAAESAFEALQKNDFSKEQLSSYQKKINQSFIKSDLQKVSEIRPSFKKGFITGGIKAGLLSLKLNALVFKNPPLKEDAEEDKTFNTKLESLPLNPSIPVISKVDAVYLSGNKTRDDIPCHLSSVKDIDKSTAEFYSALCPAGVYEWKDEQLIINAPNCIDCKATDVLGPRWEPREGGSGPNYKEM